The sequence below is a genomic window from Sulfuracidifex metallicus DSM 6482 = JCM 9184.
TCTACAAGGAAGTTCTTCAACTTGGGGTTTGCAAACCCTCCTCTCATCATAACTTCGTGATTTCCCCTCCTAGCTCCGTAAGTGTTTAGTTCAGTTATCCCCATGGATTTTAGCAAAACACCTGCTGGAGAGTCAGGAAGTATTGGACCTGCAGGAGAGATGTGGTCAGTGGTCACTTTGTCCCCAAGCAGTAGCAGGATTCTTCCCCCTTTAACGTCTGAAATCTTTCTTCTTGAAGAGAACCACAGAGGTTCAACTATGTAAGATGAGCTCTCCCAGGAGTAAGTTGTACCTCCCTCTACGTTTAAGGATTCCCACATCTTATCTCCGCTAAATATAGATTCCTTTCTCTTGGCGTAAATTTCAGGTCTCATTGCCATCTCGTATTTCTCTAAAATTTCCTGATTAGAGGGCCAAACATCCTTCAGGAAGACTGGCTTTCCGTTTGGATCGTTTCCAATGGGTTCGTTGTAGAAATCTATGTTGATTCTACCCGCTAACGCATAAGCCACAACCAGTTCCGGCGAAGCTAGGAACGCACCTTTAAGGTAAGGGTTAATCCTTCCTTCGAAGTTCCTGTTTCCGCTAAGGACGGCGAAAGCGCTAACCCCACCTTTAACGTCATCTTCAACTTCCTTAGGAAGAGGACCTGCATTTCCTATACACGTTGTACAACCGAAGCCGACTACATGGAATCCCAAAGCTTGAAGGTAAGGAAGTAAATCTGAGTCTGACAAGTAATTCATGACTACTGGTGAGCCAGGAGCCATGCTCGTCTTAACGAAGGGTTTACTCCTTAGTCCGTAGGATACCGCCTTCTTAGCCAAAATTCCAGCTCCTAACATGACTGAAGGATTTGAAGTGTTGGTGCAGCTGGTTATTGCAGCGATCACCACTGAACCGTCTTCTATTACCTTTCCCTTAGAGTTTCCCATTAACCCCCTTACTGATTCTTTAACCTTCTTCAGTGGTATCCTTTCTTCTGGATTTTTGGGTCCGGCTATGGCGGGCTCTATCTCATTTAAATAAACTTCGATTACAGTGTCATATTTAGGCTCATTATTATATACTAACCCAATCTCAGAGGAAACTTTCTTCACCAGTTCTTCATTTCTTGCAGTTCCGTTTAGATACTTGAGCGTGTTATCGTCAATGGGGAAGTAACCCACCGTCGCACCGTACTCTGGTGCCATATTGGATATCGTAGCTCTATCTGGAACGGGCAAAGAATAGATGTCCCCAAAGAACTCAACGAACTTCCCAACTACACCCTTCTTTCTTAGCATCTCAGTAATGTATAACACAACATCCGTAGGAGTCACTCCCTCCCTCGTTTTACCCTCTAGTCTGACTCCCACCACCTCTGGAACGTTCATATAGTAAGGCTCTCCCAGCATTACACCTTCAGCTTCTAGTCCGCCCACACCCCAGCCCAAGACGCTTATTCCTCCTATCATGGTAGTATGGGAGTCAGTTCCTATAACTATCTCTGGGAAAGCAACGTTATCCTTTACGTCTATTACAGATGAAAGGAATTCCAAGTTCACTTGGTGTATTATCCCGTTCCCTGGAGGAACTACCCTCAAGTTGGTAAATGATGATTGAGCCCATTTGAGGAATTTGTATCTCTCCAAGTTCCTTTCGAATTCCTTCTTCATGTTTAATTCTAAGGAATAGGAAGTTCCGTAATAGTCAACCTGAACTGAATGGTCTATGACTAGGTCAGATCTAACTAATGGATTAATCATGTTGGGATCTCTACCTTTCCTTTTAGCCTCACTCCTCATTTCAGCCAAGTCAACAAGTAAAGGAACTCCAGTGTAATCCTGCATCACTATTCTTGTAGGCATGAACTCTATTTCTTCACCTATTTTTCTCCTCATTATTCTCTCAGCGCTTTCGTTAAAGCCGTTCCTCAAGGCGTTCTCCAAGATCACTCTAAGGCTATATGGTAGCTCCTTTGCCTCGTCAGGCAGTTTAATTACTTCCAGATCCCCTATTTTCTCTTTTTTTACGTTCACGTGTAATCTCTACTCTCAAACGGTTAAAAGCAATGCTAACTTAACAGTGTGATTTAATCTCTCTAGAACAAAAACAGGAGAGAAGGTATAAGTTAAAAAAGATAGAAAGGAAGGATCAAGCTTGGTCTTAGCCCTTTACCAATCCTATGATAAAGCCTATTACGAAAACTATGGAGTCATATGGAACATAATGTGATATCGATTTAGCTTCGGATATTGCCTTTGGAACTTGTGCTCCTACAGATTCAAGAAGCGATTCAACCGTAGCAGGAGATAAATACCCTATAGCCATTAACAAAACTACTATCGCCACAAGTATTATGCCAACCGCAAACAACTTTCTCACTAAGAATCCTATCAATAATCCCAGCACGAAAGTTACGGCTATGCTCACTATTTCGTTTGTTGAGATCATGATAACATTGTCTCTAGTCAAACTTTTATTTTTAATCAACGTAGTGTTCTTTCATGAAAGTTGTCAAGTATTTCGTCAAGCTAACAGTTAAAGACGATAAGGGAGAAAATCCTGTGAAGTTAAAGGTAGTTAAACATGAGAAGGGAGAGCAAGGAACCAAGAGAAAGGTAGTTGAAGTTGAGGAGCACCCATTTAGGAAGTTGGTTAATGCAAGGAAATTTGTGAATAACGTAGTTGAAAGAAACAGCGTTCAATGCACTCCCATGAAGAAGGAAGGAGATGTTTGGATCAAGGAGTGTACTTCTACTTCTGGAGCCAAGTTAACTTTTCAGATAAGGCAACAAAGGATAGTTAAGCCTAAGAAAGAGAAGAAGGAGGAGAAGACATCGAAGAAGGAAGAACAGCCTCCAACTAAAGCTAAACAAGAGACTTCAGAGCAACCCAGCCAGCAAACTGGGAATAATAGCGGAGCGGAATCGACGGAACAGCAAAAACAATAATAGGTTCTCGTATGTATTTAATTATGTCTGTATATTAGAGCTTAATATAATCAATTAGTTTCCAATTTTAATTTAAACCTTTTGATTAGTAATTTGTATGTTTTATATACAATTTTTCCTTTCATCCCACTCATGACACCTCCTTATTTCTCTTCTCCTAATTGGGTGAATGCGAGTGCACCAACACTTTATAATTATTTTTAACATATCTATATTAAAGTGTATAGAAATGTATATTTATAAAAACTTATTGAGTAAGCTTCTTGACCTCCTCCTTAATATTTTTTATATGAAACCCATTTGGTTAGCTTAAACGATTTTCTTAACGAAAAGCGTTAATCATGTTGATCTTGATAATATCAATAGGAAGTTGTACATTTTTTGTGAAAATTTTAACACACTTTAGTCTTCTTAGGATACGTTGAAATCGTTAACCCTAACCATGTAATAGAAGAACAAGGACAGAAGGGTTATGGTTCCCATGAAGGCCC
It includes:
- the acnA gene encoding aconitate hydratase AcnA, which gives rise to MGDLEVIKLPDEAKELPYSLRVILENALRNGFNESAERIMRRKIGEEIEFMPTRIVMQDYTGVPLLVDLAEMRSEAKRKGRDPNMINPLVRSDLVIDHSVQVDYYGTSYSLELNMKKEFERNLERYKFLKWAQSSFTNLRVVPPGNGIIHQVNLEFLSSVIDVKDNVAFPEIVIGTDSHTTMIGGISVLGWGVGGLEAEGVMLGEPYYMNVPEVVGVRLEGKTREGVTPTDVVLYITEMLRKKGVVGKFVEFFGDIYSLPVPDRATISNMAPEYGATVGYFPIDDNTLKYLNGTARNEELVKKVSSEIGLVYNNEPKYDTVIEVYLNEIEPAIAGPKNPEERIPLKKVKESVRGLMGNSKGKVIEDGSVVIAAITSCTNTSNPSVMLGAGILAKKAVSYGLRSKPFVKTSMAPGSPVVMNYLSDSDLLPYLQALGFHVVGFGCTTCIGNAGPLPKEVEDDVKGGVSAFAVLSGNRNFEGRINPYLKGAFLASPELVVAYALAGRINIDFYNEPIGNDPNGKPVFLKDVWPSNQEILEKYEMAMRPEIYAKRKESIFSGDKMWESLNVEGGTTYSWESSSYIVEPLWFSSRRKISDVKGGRILLLLGDKVTTDHISPAGPILPDSPAGVLLKSMGITELNTYGARRGNHEVMMRGGFANPKLKNFLVERNGGYTKHFPDAEEMSVYDASMKYMKEGVDLVIVAGKQYGTGSSRDWAAKVTYLLGVKAVLAESFERIHRSNLVFMGVVPIEIPDWRGLGVKGNELVDIDGLSRVKAGGKVKVTFRGEKEITTDGKVRIDNEAEMKYVKAGGILHYVLDKMLDKK